In the Dictyostelium discoideum AX4 chromosome 6 chromosome, whole genome shotgun sequence genome, attataaataatataatataatatataatatataatatcaTTTTAAATAAGGTTAAAAGAACACAAATttatacattattattttaataatttccaaaaaaaaaaaaaaaaaaaatccttaaaccaaaaaagaaaataaagttttaaaattaaaaaataaaaaacctaTCGATTGATAACCAAAATATGGATAATTATCCAgaaaattggttttaaagattttttttttttaaaaaatttatttttaaaggtTTAATGAGGCGAGGTTGAATTTTGAGAAGAggttgataaatttaaaggactactattatttgaattttcaccACTACTTCCACTTGAGATACTACCACCATGTGGGGCAGTAAAAGATTTTTGAACTTGTCTTAGAttccaatttaaattttgagcCAATTTTTCAAACCATTCATTACTTTCATCAGTTTTGCAAACGACAGGTACAGCCCATCTAGAGGTTTTGATGATAACATAATCACCTCTCTTTAGTTCTTGTCTATTTTTACCATCAAAAGAAGCCCAAACCGGACACCTACTTGTTTCAGGAACACGTATGATCAATTCCGAAGTTGAGGGTAATATGACTGGTCTAAACGATAGAGTATGAGGGCAAATGGGAGTAATTAATATTGCAGGTATAGTTGGATGAACCAAAGAGCCACCAGCACTTAGAGAATATGCAGTTGAACCTGTTGAAGTTGCAATGATTAAACCATCGGCTTGAACGATCGTTATTAATTTACCATCACAACAACATTCTAAATTTGATAGATATGGATTTGTACCTCTATCGATTGTAACTTCATTTAAAACTTGATATCTATGTCTATTGATATTACTAcctatattaattaaaccaCTAGAGGCACTACCGCCACTTGGTGTATTATTTGCATTTGTTGAATCAGATGATGTTGGATTCATAGGTTtggttgtagtagttgtagttgaagttgaagttggtgttgatgtagtggtggtggtaacaTTACCATCAGAAGTTACAACTGTACAAGATAATCTTAACCGATAAGAAACAAAACATTTACCATCAATCACTGATTGAATATACTCTTTATGATGTGAATAATCAAATGCTGTTAAAAATCCTAATGAACCTAAactaaatgataatattggtGGAATATAAGTTTTAAACAATGATGATGTATGTAAAATTGTACCATCACCACCCATTGaaataatgaaatcaattgaataagGATCAGCAGTACTTGATAATACTTCGATGGTTGGgtcatcattaattaatggaTATTCATCATTACTATCACTCTCTTTCATAACTTTTATTCCAATATCTTTTAACCAACCAACTAAACCTggtattaattcattaattgtttcatcattatatttctttataattaatactttttttggtttaacTCTCCATTTTAATTGTAACTAATagtttttgaataaaaataataaaaaataaaaaaaaagattagaaacaacaataaataataataataataataataataataataataataataataataataataataataataataataataataataataataataataataataataataataataataataataataataataataataataataataataataataataataatatataaagatATGATTATACTTACAACTTGAGGTAAAAtacatttctttttctttaattttttaatacagGATTCAATTGGAGAAGAAATTTGATTTGGATGTTCTTCATGCATGAAATCATCTAAAGATTtactaattgaatttttctgtggtttatttaaatttgttgattttaataaattactaCTACTTTCTAAACTATTCATTGATAAGGGTGTATTTGGTGTCTCTGctgatgatggtgttgttgttgttgctgttgttgttgttgttgtatctGCTAATTGTGGATTAAGTTCTAATGCTTTTAATGATGGTTCATCCTCTAATAATAGTTGaattggtggttgttgttgtgcttgTTGAGGAtgtttattactattattattacctcTATTATATCGAAAacctttatttaataaatcactatttttattttcttgttttaataaatttgaataaccATCATCATGTGATGagaaattactttttttgttgttatttgaggccttgttattattactaataatattattattgtcttCTTCTTCTATCTCATTTTCATCCATAACTTTATTTGGTAAATCACAACTTGAATAATAGGTTGAGAcgtaataaaattgattcttttttgatttcttttttcctgttgtaaaatttaatggtgataaaaatgaattcgATACTGGTgatattggtattggttCTTCGTCGtcagatgatgaagatgatgatgttgatacTATTCTCTTTGTTGGTTctgttgttgtattattattattattaagtg is a window encoding:
- a CDS encoding NAD+ kinase family protein, encoding MEITISIPDNLISHYLTFFLLVSTLLYILITQKKANAINNNNNNNNNNNNNNINNNSSNNSSNDSNTDNNLCMKTQTFNKNSDINSGTITDSTNNNFDNNTNNNLNKNNYNSEKKNKLIKNEIKGDIISNNNNNNNSNNNNNNNNNNNNNNNNNNNNNNNNNNNNNSSPLSLYSKKELIPLPAIQEESNNYQNNNITNNKPNLKVTLNNNNNTTTEPTKRIVSTSSSSSSDDEEPIPISPVSNSFLSPLNFTTGKKKSKKNQFYYVSTYYSSCDLPNKVMDENEIEEEDNNNIISNNNKASNNNKKSNFSSHDDGYSNLLKQENKNSDLLNKGFRYNRGNNNSNKHPQQAQQQPPIQLLLEDEPSLKALELNPQLADTTTTTTATTTTPSSAETPNTPLSMNSLESSSNLLKSTNLNKPQKNSISKSLDDFMHEEHPNQISSPIESCIKKLKKKKCILPQVLQLKWRVKPKKVLIIKKYNDETINELIPGLVGWLKDIGIKVMKESDSNDEYPLINDDPTIEVLSSTADPYSIDFIISMGGDGTILHTSSLFKTYIPPILSFSLGSLGFLTAFDYSHHKEYIQSVIDGKCFVSYRLRLSCTVVTSDGNVTTTTTSTPTSTSTTTTTTKPMNPTSSDSTNANNTPSGGSASSGLINIGSNINRHRYQVLNEVTIDRGTNPYLSNLECCCDGKLITIVQADGLIIATSTGSTAYSLSAGGSLVHPTIPAILITPICPHTLSFRPVILPSTSELIIRVPETSRCPVWASFDGKNRQELKRGDYVIIKTSRWAVPVVCKTDESNEWFEKLAQNLNWNLRQVQKSFTAPHGGSISSGSSGENSNNSSPLNLSTSSQNSTSPH